One Gossypium hirsutum isolate 1008001.06 chromosome A11, Gossypium_hirsutum_v2.1, whole genome shotgun sequence genomic window carries:
- the LOC107923883 gene encoding uncharacterized protein isoform X1, with protein MAGAWATSTSQNATSISEVDPTDHLPLSLLRSQLIPPAPNRSESAIDWLPDFAGYSWVAYGSSSLLVISHFPSPLSSEQTRMGSIFRQVFEISSVASSPVTAVSWSPVRPSSGELAAASDNCICLFSHDSATPNSKGSFCWSQNAVLLQSTKVEAVGWTASGDGLIAGGLEVVLWKRKSKSWEIAWKFKADQPQNMVSASWSIEGPSAAAFSSKDLQIEGVNEASKSVLVFYSDGSSGFAKTVLGHPQPVSMLQWRPSSGKQLLRDGKHLRRHILLTCCLDGTIRLWSEIDTVRVKKAGSVYDQKTTRRSFCVAAVIEIDNALRGTLGADIFFTWAMEIGGMVKTTEETNQYFFREEHKNEVGSCEWLIGFGPGKLVTFWAIHCLDDISPMRFPRVTLWKRLELQGLEVEHLNRNGLSTLKQQLLLKKVVIMRNCASGPPIVCSSIHLYPCKYLAWSMLYTQMINDTENAPPSESRTENLLSCSVGGILDIDGHTSKILQVAIHPNVCEVDLVVSLDSNGLLLFWSLSNNSNAIHGLPTLIPAWRISGKHVTHGKCSKYSSLNWAPLVLAEDRFLLLGHVGGIDCFAVKNFHGEGDGIECYFICTIPFAGHDPYEDGPTNIYTVPLSLSRNETYMCDGFLLLGIWMKEFRALSWEITMHAYDLTRSCSECNFNDDNIVECNAKKFEKTISGTRYCLHVTPSSAQLPEPHLHDQVTSFAVISPGGLTPVQQKLPFHKDSLSCRSPAYVMATGCFDGSIKLWRCSPSEPSISHKSWELVGMFSSHQGPVTAIQLTSCGRKIATTGSDSPSNTVFSLRIWDSICLPDSGTFMLEDTLSLDEDVVVLNWLALGNGQLLLAVCMRNELRVYIQKRCGGHALLDSKQSPGVQFWFCIGISHTFSAIHDFLWGPRTTGVVVHASYLSLLSPWLFLLDNKHQTDFYKKFNPESLLDSDIDMGKGTFSEIFSDHDVVSHKETLIANSNGGCKSDLLKKINTNNGHLSSAFLVGRGQIKCKSNILLGYWSMLDIVERVLPVYHPESLFANIYSGNWKRAYISVKHLVEYLNSSHISEKRGYHPKISDIVPQMPLSDYIEGILSKSSTVNAFQWNENATSMTSSSQFQSGLFPFAYNFQSNASSNAFSPSSTKSGLVDFLEPINKLHELAAITATEKMQILAIVDLLNEVSNPQSASVYENLDEPGRRFWVTLRFQQLLFLQRFGRSASLEDLVVDSGLIAWAFHSDCQETLFGSFLPNEPSWPAMQTLGIGFWFTNATQLRTRVEKLARMQYLKKKDPKDCTLLYVALNRLQVLAGLFKISKDEKDKPLVGFLSRNFQEEKNKAAALKNAYVLMGRHQLELAIAFFLLGGDASSAVTVCAKNLGDEQLALVICRLVEGRGGPLERHLITKLILPSAIERSDYWLASLLEWELGNYSQSFLTMLGLQGGSAIGSSTLSSCHVAFMDPSIGLYCLMLANKTILRNAAGDQNAGVLARWASLMTATSLNRCGLPLEALECLSSSLSILGGTDRENVSDFACSKTSLGILKPSIGGSSPWLLGGVASHLESYAKFDLALRYISKLMREHPSWPRTSFGSVRANTCSEDYENQYDKLLENFHHKLHTGLAQFEHKFSLVSSYLINMIFVNLCNNGFWFLGYDMLHGFCREHSQHENHMDDNAFLYPLFHKPLLKLTEDISSLFSHFLAVCSTTWSPSKLCYRENGMSHEGRSNSGYTWGFYFQGVKLSLSSLRAAMRIFSGIFKEVMAPKLLTLLDLYEFYANFASAWLQKNSEGLVLMMQPLIVTYTSGHMPYEVDMMALKETLNQVPDTVTDVLIDGLEVDKCAEEKQVGELLNLIPEDERWHIIGAFVWQHMSRFMKHKLNSLAISDDSFLSGFSNDKLSSCAPLSLDVGLGNRSIRENIRSASWILANLAKIALEHISSHHVKQLGLFLQQKIDNGFNPPTLGWLAEYRLSSRTLHQHLGQTKDTNSTNQLSASDILWKMCADPTMISESFAQEKVNWSSFLNFKPCRGWDDLYKDIRRENESDESQNHEGKISNSSSGGEAGSPSGSVLRNGHAFLSSWQKGTSTEKEVIHFQNPKEIYKRNGELLEALCVNSINQRQAALASNRKGIIFFNWEDGIPYKVQSDYIWSGADWPHNGWAGCESTPVPTCVSPGVGLGNQKGAHLGLGGATIGVDTFSRPGRHLTGGGAFGIPGYAGIGASGLGWETQEDFEEFVDLPATVENISTRSFSSHPSRPLFLVGSINTHIYLWEFGKDKATATYGVLPAANVAPPYALASISALEFDRCGHRFVTAALDGTVCTWQLEVGGRSNIRPTESSLCFNNHASDVTYITSSGSVIAAAGCSSNGVNVVIWDTLAPSATSRASIVCHEGGARSIAVFDNDIGSGSVSPLIVTGGKNGDVGLHDFRYIATGKTKRHRHHDSVEISINTSSNADMKTGASKQRDQNHGGMLWYIPKAHLGSITKISTIPNTSLFLTGSKDGDVKLWDAKAAKLVHHWSKLHERHTFLQPSSRGFGGIVRAAVTDIQVVSHGFLSCGGDGSVKLVQLND; from the exons ATGGCTGGGGCATGGGCAACTTCCACTTCTCAAAACGCAACCTCCATTTCCGAGGTGGATCCCACCGATCACCTCCCGCTTTCCCTCCTTAGATCTCAGCTCATCCCGCCTGCTCCCAATCGATCCGAATCCGCCATAGACTGGTTACCTGACTTTGCCGGTTACTCATGGGTAGCTTACGGATCCTCCTCCCTTCTCGTGATCTCTCACTTCCCTTCTCCTCTCTCCTCCGAACAAACTCGTATGGGCTCAATTTTCCGTCAAGTCTTCGAGATCTCTTCTGTCGCTTCTTCCCCTGTTACCGCCGTTTCGTGGTCTCCGGTCAGGCCTTCTTCTGGTGAGCTCGCAGCGGCCTCGGATAATTGCATTTGCTTGTTCTCTCACGACTCAGCGACGCCCAATTCCAAAG GTTCTTTTTGTTGGAGCCAGAATGCAGTACTTTTACAGTCTACAAAAGTTGAGGCAGTTGGATGGACGGCTTCTGGGGATGGGCTAATAGCCGGTGGACTGGAGGTTGTTTTGTGGAAAAGGAAGAGTAAATCTTGGGAAATAGCTTGGAAATTCAAAGCAGATCAGCCTCAAAATATGGTTTCTGCCTCGTGGTCAATAGAAGGCCCTTCCGCAGCTGCATTTTCTTCAAAGGATTTGCAAATTGAAGGAGTCAATGAGGCAAGCAAGTCTGTTTTGGTATTTTACAGTGATGGAAGTTCTGGATTTGCAAAAACTGTGCTAGGCCATCCTCAACCTGTTTCAATGCTTCAATGGAGGCCATCGTCAGGGAAACAACTGTTGAGAGATGGAAAACATTTGCGGAGACATATATTGTTAACATGCTGTTTAGATGGAACTATAAGATTATGGAGTGAGATAGACACTGTTAGAGTTAAGAAAGCAGGCAGTGTTTACGATCAGAAAACTACAAGGAGGTCATTTTGTGTAGCTGCTGTAATCGAGATAGATAATGCATTACGTGGAACTTTGGGAGCAGATATATTTTTTACATGGGCAATGGAAATTGGTGGTATGGTTAAAACCACTGAAGAAACTAACCAATACTTCTTTAGAGAAGAACATAAGAATGAAGTTGGCAGCTGTGAGTGGTTAATAGGGTTTGGCCCTGGAAAATTGGTTACTTTCTGGGCAATCCATTGTCTTGATGACATATCACCAATGAGGTTCCCCCGGGTTACATTGTGGAAGAGACTGGAGCTTCAGGGTCTTGAAGTTGAACATCTTAATAGAAATGGACTTTCAACTCTAAAGCAACAATTGCTTCTTAAAAAGGTTGTTATCATGAGAAATTGTGCGTCTGGACCCCCAATTGTATGCTCTTCTATCCATTTATATCCGTGTAAATATTTGGCCTGGTCCATGTTATATACCCAAATGATAAATGATACAGAGAATGCACCTCCTAGTGAATCTAGGACTGAAAATTTATTATCATGTTCAGTAGGAGGAATTTTAGATATAGATGGTCATACCAGTAAAATCTTACAAGTTGCTATACACCCTAATGTTTGTGAAGTTGATTTGGTTGTTTCTTTGGATTCTAATGGGCTACTTCTGTTTTGGTCACTTTCTAACAATTCGAATGCCATTCATGGCCTTCCAACATTGATTCCTGCATGGAGAATTAGTGGAAAGCATGTAACTCACGGTAAATGTTCTAAATATTCAAGCTTGAATTGGGCACCTTTAGTATTGGCTGAAGATCGGTTTCTTCTTCTAGGACATGTTGGAGGAATTGACTGCTTTGCAGTAAAGAATTTTCATGGTGAAGGAGATGGCATAGAATGTTACTTCATATGCACTATACCTTTTGCAGGTCATGATCCTTACGAGGATGGTCCAACCAACATATATACAGTACCATTGTCTTTGTCTCGTAATGAAACTTATATGTGTGATGGATTTTTACTTTTGGGCATTTGGATGAAAGAATTTCGGGCTCTTTCCTGGGAAATAACCATGCATGCTTATGATCTGACAAGAAGCTGCTCTGAATGTAATTTCAATGATGATAATATTGTTGAATGCAAtgcaaagaaatttgaaaaaactATTTCTGGCACAAGATATTGTCTCCACGTTACTCCATCATCAGCACAGTTGCCTGAACCTCATCTTCATGATCAGGTCACAAGTTTTGCTGTGATCTCTCCTGGTGGTTTGACACCTGTGCAGCAAAAGTTACCTTTTCATAAAGATTCCTTAAGTTGTAGAAGTCCTGCATATGTTATGGCCACAGGCTGCTTTGATGGTAGTATAAAATTGTGGAGATGTAGCCCCAGTGAACCATCAATTTCTCACAAATCATGGGAACTTGTGGGCATGTTTAGTTCACATCAAGGACCTGTCACTGCTATACAATTGACCAGTTGTGGTAGGAAGATTGCAACCACTGGCTCAGATAGTCCGTCAAATACTGTCTTTAGTCTTCGTATATGGGACTCTATATGCCTACCAGACTCGGGGACTTTTATGTTAGAAGACACATTGTCACTTGATGAAGATGTTGTTGTTTTAAATTGGTTAGCCCTAGGAAACGGTCAGTTATTACTTGCAGTTTGCATGCGCAATGAGTTGCGTGTATATATTCAGAAGCGATGTGGTGGTCATGCTTTGTTAGACTCTAAACAATCTCCGGGTGTGCAATTCTGGTTTTGCATTGGGATCAGTCATACTTTTTCTGCTATTCATGATTTCTTGTGGGGCCCCAGGACTACAGGTGTGGTTGTGCATGCTAGTTACTTGAGTCTTTTAAGTCCATGGCTGTTTCTTTTAGATAACAAACATCAGACTgatttctataaaaaatttaacccaGAAAGCCTTCTTGATTCTGATATTGATATGGGCAAGGGCACATTTTCTGAAATTTTTAGTGATCATGATGTTGTTAGTCACAAAGAAACATTAATTGCAAATAGTAATGGAGGATGCAAGTCCGACCTTCTTAAGAAGATAAATACCAACAATGGTCACCTATCCAGTGCATTTTTAGTGGGAAGGGGTCAAATAAAATGCAAGTCAAACATTTTACTCGGTTACTGGAGTATGCTAGACATAGTGGAGAGAGTTTTGCCTGTTTATCACCCGGAGTCACTCTTTGCAAACATATATTCAG gcaattggaAACGTGCATACATCTCTGTGAAGCATCTGGTTGAATATCTTAATTCTAGTCATATTTCAGAGAAGAGAGGTTACCATCCAAAGATCAGTGACATTGTTCCGCAGATGCCTTTATCTGATTACATTGAAGGGATTCTCTCCAAAAGTTCAACTGTTAATGCATTCCAATGGAATGAGAATGCTACTTCGATGACATCGTCTTCACAATTTCAAAGTGGCTTGTTTCCGTTTGCTTATAATTTTCAGTCTAATGCTTCCAGCAACGCATTCAGCCCGTCTTCAACAAAATCTGGACTTGTTGACTTCCTTGAACCAATCAATAAGTTGCATGAGTTGGCAGCTATAACAGCCACAGAGAAGATGCAGATTCTTGCAATCGTAGATCTTCTAAATGAAGTTAGTAATCCACAGTCTGCTTCTGTTTATGAAAATCTTGATGAACCAGGTCGAAG GTTTTGGGTCACATTAAGGTTTCAGCAGCTGCTTTTTTTGCAAAGGTTTGGTAGATCAGCATCTTTGGAAGATCTTGTGGTTGACTCAGGGCTTATAGCATGGGCATTCCACTCCGATTGCCAGGAAACTCTGTTTGGTTCATTTCTACCAAATGAACCGTCTTGGCCAGCAATGCAGACGTTGGGCATTGGATTTTGGTTTACTAATGCAACTCAACTGCGCACAAGG GTGGAAAAGCTGGCTAGAATGCAATATCTTAAGAAGAAAGATCCCAAGGATTGTACACTGCTGTATGTAGCATTAAATAGACTTCAGGTTTTGGCTGGTCTATTTAAAATTAGCAAGGATGAGAAGGATAAACCATTGGTTGGATTTCTTTCACGCAATTTTCAg GAGGAGAAAAATAAGGCGGCAGCTTTGAAAAATGCTTATGTCTTGATGGGGAGACATCAACTAGAGTTGGCTATTGCTTTTTTTCTGCTTGGGGGTGATGCTTCTTCTGCAGTTACTGTTTGTGCAAAGAACCTTGGGGATGAGCAGCTAGCACTAGTAATATGTAGACTTGTCGAGGGGCGAGGTGGACCATTAGAGCGTCACTTGATTACTAAGCTTATACTTCCATCTGCAATTGAGAGAAGTGACTATTGGCTTGCAAGCCTTCTAGAG TGGGAATTGGGGAACTATTCTCAATCTTTCCTGACCATGCTTGGTTTACAAGGGGGTTCTGCTATTGGTTCATCCACTCTTTCATCCTGCCATGTTGCTTTCATGGACCCCAGTATAGGTCTGTATTGCCTCATGCTTGCAAACAAAACTATCCTGAGAAATGCTGCAGGGGACCAGAATGCTGGAGTTCTTGCTAGATGGGCATCTTTGATGACTGCTACTTCCTTGAACAGATGTGGGCTTCCT CTTGAAGCCTTGGAGTGCCTTTCATCTTCCCTGAGTATTCTGGGGGGTACAGATCGAGAGAACGTATCAGATTTTGCATGTTCTAAAACTTCACTGGGAATTTTGAAACCTTCTATTGGTGGTTCCTCTCCTTGGCTCTTGGGTGGTGTTGCTTCTCACCTTGAGTCCTATGCTAAATTTGATTTGGCCCTCCGGTATATCTCAAAATTGATGAGGGAGCATCCTAGTTGGCCTAGAACCTCCTTTGGATCTGTTAGAGCAAACACATGTTCTGAGGATTATGAGAATCAATATGATAAACTACTTGAAAATTTTCACCATAAGTTGCACACAGGACTTGCACAGTTTGAGCATAAGTTCTCGTTGGTTTCATCCTACCTAATTAATATG ATTTTTGTCAACTTATGCAATAATGGGTTCTGGTTCCTTGGATATGATATGTTACATGGATTTTGTCGTGAACACTCCCAGCATGAGAATCATATGGATGACAATGCCTTTTTGTATCCTCTTTTCCACAAGCCACTTTTGAAGTTGACTGAGGATATCTCCTCTTTGTTTTCGCATTTTCTTGCTGTCTGCAGCACAACATGGTCCCCATCAAAATTATGTTATAGAGAAAATGGTATGTCCCATGAAGGTAGATCCAACTCTGGATATACCTGGGGGTTTTATTTTCAAGGGGTCAAACTATCACTGTCGAGTTTAAGAGCAGCTATGAGGATCTTCTCTGGCATCTTCAAAGAGGTCATGGCCCCAAAACTTCTCACCCTTCTTGATTTGtatgaattttatgcaaattttgCATCTGCTTGgcttcagaaaaattcagaaggTTTAGTTTTGATGATGCAACCCCTCATAGTTACATATACTAGTGGGCATATGCCTTATGAAGTTGATATGATGGCTTTGAAGGAAACGTTAAACCAGGTTCCGGATACAGTGACTGATGTTTTAATAGATGGCCTTGAGGTTGATAAATGTGCTGAGGAAAAACAAGTTGGAGAGCTATTGAATTTGATTCCAGAGGATGAGAGATGGCATATTATAGGGGCTTTTGTGTGGCAACACATGTCCAGATTCATGAAACATAAGTTGAATTCATTAGCCATTTCTGATGACAGTTTTCTTTCTGGCTTTTCCAATGATAAACTTTCTTCTTGTGCTCCTTTATCATTGGATGTTGGATTAGGTAACAGAAGCATAAGAGAAAACATTAGGTCAGCATCATGGATATTAGCCAACTTAGCAAAAATTGCCCTTGAACATATTTCTTCTCACCATGTGAAACAACTTGGGTTGTTCTTACAGCAGAAAATAGATAATGGATTTAACCCTCCTACTCTTGGTTGGTTGGCGGAGTATAGATTGTCTTCTAGGACTCTACATCAGCATCTGGGTCAGACTAAAGATACAAACAGCACAAATCAGCTTTCTGCTTCTGATATCTTATGGAAAATGTGTGCTGATCCTACTATGATATCAGAAAGTTTTGCACAAGAGAAAGTGAATTGGTCAAGTTTTCTTAATTTTAAGCCTTGCAGAGGATGGGATGATTTATACAAAGATATTAGGAGGGAGAATGAAAGTGATGAGTCCCAAAATCATGAAGGTAAAATAAGCAATAGCTCTTCTGGTGGTGAAGCTGGATCACCTTCTGGGAGTGTGTTACGGAACGGCCATGCTTTTTTAAGTTCCTGGCAGAAAGGAACAAGCACGGAAAAGGAGGTCATACATTTCCAAAACCCTAAAGAAATATATAAGAGAAATGGGGAGCTTCTAGAG GCATTGTGTGTCAACTCCATTAATCAAAGGCAAGCTGCATTGGCTAGCAACCGAAAG GGCATAATTTTCTTTAACTGGGAAGATGGTATACCTTACAAAGTCCAATCAGATTATATCTGGTCTGGTGCAGATTGGCCACACAATGGTTGGGCTGGTTGTGAATCAACCCCAGTTCCAACCTGTGTATCTCCTGGTGTTGGTCTTGGTAATCAGAAAGGGGCTCACCTAGGACTGGGCGGGGCAACCATTGGTGTGGATACTTTTTCTAGACCAGGGAGACACCTAACAGGTGGTGGAGCATTTGGAATTCCAGGTTATGCTGGTATCGGAGCCTCTGGCTTGGGCTGGGAGACACAAGAGGATTTTGAGGAGTTTGTTGATCTGCCTGCCACTGTGGAAAACATCAGTACGAGGTCTTTCTCGAGTCATCCCTCAAGGCCTTTATTCCTGGTTGGTTCTATCAATACACATATTTACTTATGGGAG TTTGGGAAGGATAAAGCAACAGCAACTTATGGAGTACTGCCTGCTGCAAATGTTGCTCCACCTTATGCTCTTGCCTCAATATCAGCTTTGGAGTTTGACCGTTGTGGACACAGATTTGTTACTGCTGCTCTTGATGGAACTGTTTGCACGTGGCAACTAGAGGTGGGAGGCAGGAGCAATATCCGTCCAACCGAATCATCTCTCTGCTTTAATAACCACGCATC GGATGTCACTTACATTACTTCAAGTGGATCCGTCATTGCTGCTGCTGGATGTAGCTCCAATGGTGTTAATGTGGTTATATGGGATACATTGGCTCCGTCTGCAACCTCTCGAGCTTCCATTGTTTGCCATGAAG GTGGTGCCCGCTCCATTGCAGTGTTTGACAATGACATCGGAAGTGGTTCTGTTTCTCCCCTAATAGTAACCGGTGGTAAAAATGGTGATGTTGGACTTCATGACTTCCGGTACATAGCTACTGGAAAGACTAAAAGGCACAGGCACCATGATAGTGTTGAAATAAGCATCAACACATCTTCTAATGCTGACATGAAAACAGGAGCTAGTAAACAACGAGACCAGAATCATGGTGGGATGCTTTGGTACATACCAAAGGCTCACTTAG GTAGCATCACTAAAATTTCCACCATCCCAAATACCAGTTTGTTCTTAACGGGAAGCAAAGATGGAGATGTTAAACTTTGGGATGCCAAAGCAGCCAAACTGGTTCATCATTGGTCAAAATTGCATGAAAGGCACACCTTTTTGCAACCAAGTTCCCGTGGTTTCGGTGGCATTGTGCGG GCTGCTGTTACTGATATTCAAGTTGTGTCACATGGTTTTCTTTCATGTGGTGGGGATGGCTCTGTAAAACTGGTTCAACTCAATGATTAA